One window from the genome of Trichoplusia ni isolate ovarian cell line Hi5 chromosome 13, tn1, whole genome shotgun sequence encodes:
- the LOC113499802 gene encoding basic juvenile hormone-suppressible protein 1 — MRVLVLVASLALAAASVVKDDTTVVIGKDNMVTMDIKMKELCILKLLNHILQPTMYDDIREVAREWVIEENMDKYLKTDVVKKFIDTFKMGMLPRGEVFVHTNELHLEQAVKVFKIMYFAKDFDVFIRTACWLRERINGGMFVYALTACVFHRTDCRGITLPAPYEIYPYVFVDSHIINKAFMMKMTKAARDPVMLDYYGIKVTDKNLVVIDWRKGVRRTLTEHDRISYFTEDIDLNTYMYYLHMSYPFWMTDDMYTVNKERRGEIMAYAYTQLLARLRLERLSHEMCDIKSIMWNEPLKTGYWPKIRLHTGDEMPVRSNNKIIVTKENVKVKRMLDDVERMLRDGILTGKIERRDGTIINLKKAEDVEHLARLLLGGMGLVGDDAKFMHMMHLMKRLLSYNVYNFDKYTYVPTALDLYSTCLRDPVFWRLMKRVTDTFFLFKKMLPKYTREDFDFPGVKIEKFTTDKLTTFIDEYDMDITNAMFLDEVEMKKKRSDMTMVARMRRLNHHPFKVTVDVTSDKTVDCVVRIFIGPKYDCLGRLMSVNDKRMDMIEMDTFLYKLETGKNTIVRNSLEMHGVIEQRPWTRRILDNMIGTVGTISKTVDVESWWYKSRIGFPHRLLLPLGRRGGMPMQMFVIVTPVKTNLLLPNLDMNIMKERKTCRWSVCFDTMPLGFPFDRKIDMTHFFTRNMKFTDVMIFRKDLSLSNTIKDVDMSDMMMKKDDLTYLDSDMLVRWSYKDVMMMSKDDMMRM, encoded by the exons ATGAGGGTACTAGTTCTTGTGGCCTCACTGGCCCTGGCCGCGGCCTCCGTGGTCAAAGATGACACCACCGTGGTCATCGGGAAAGACAACATGG tgacTATGGATATCAAAATGAAGGAGCTTTGCATCCTGAAGCTCCTGAACCACATCCTGCAGCCGACCATGTACGATGACATCAGGGAGGTGGCCCGCGAGTGGGTCATCGAGGAGAACATGGACAAATACCTG AAAACCGACGTGGTAAAGAAGTTCATCGACACCTTTAAGATGGGCATGCTTCCACGCGGCGAGGTGTTCGTCCACACCAACGAGCTGCACTTGGAACAGGCCGTCAAGGTCTTTAAGATCATGTACTTCGCCAAGGACTTCGACGTGTTCATCAGGACTGCTTGCTGGCTGAGAGAGCGCATCAACGGAGGCATGTTTGTTTATGCCCTCACCGCGTGCGTGTTCCACAGGACGGACTGCCGCGGCATCACCCTGCCCGCGCCCTACGAAATCTACCCCTACGTATTCGTCGACAGCCACATCATCAACAAGGCTTTCATGATGAAGATGACCAAGGCGGCCAGAGACCCCGTCATGCTGGACTACTACGGCATCAAGGTGACCGACAAGAACCTGGTCGTCATCGACTGGCGCAAGGGAGTCAGACGCACTCTCACCGAGCACGACCGCATCTCTTACTTCACTGAAGATATCGACCTCAACACCTACATGTACTACCTGCACATGAGCTACCCCTTCTGGATGACCGATGACATGTACACCGTCAACAAGGAACGTCGCGGAGAAATCATGGCGTACGCGTACACGCAGCTGCTGGCTAGGCTCAGGCTGGAGCGTCTCAGCCACGAGATGTGCGACATCAAGTCTATCATGTGGAACGAGCCCCTCAAGACCGGCTACTGGCCCAAGATCCGCCTGCACACTGGAGACGAGATGCCCGTGCGCAGCAACAACAAGATCATCGTGACTAAGGAGAACGTTAAGGTCAAGCGTATGTTAGACGACGTCGAGAGAATGCTCCGCGATGGTATCCTTACTGGCAAGATTGAACGc CGTGACGGAACAATCATCAACCTGAAGAAGGCTGAGGATGTCGAGCACCTGGCCAGGCTTCTGCTGGGAGGTATGGGACTCGTTGGCGACGACGCCAAGTTCATGCACATGATGCATCTGATGAAGAGACTGCTTTCTTACAACGTGTACAACTTTGACaa ATACACATACGTGCCTACCGCCTTGGACTTGTACTCCACCTGCCTGCGCGACCCTGTCTTCTGGAGGCTGATGAAGCGCGTCACTGACACCTTCTTCCTCTTCAAGAAAATGCTGCCTAAGTACACCCGCGAGGACTTCGACTTCCCCGGTGTTAAAATCGAGAAGTTCACCACCGACAAACTCACCACCTTCATCGATGAATACGACATGGACATCACCAACGCCATGTTCCTTGACGAGGTTGAGATGAAGAAGAAGCGCTCTGACATGACCATGGTTGCCCGCATGCGCCGCCTCAACCACCACCCCTTCAAGGTCACCGTTGATGTCACCTCCGACAAGACTGTCGACTGTGTTGTCCGCATCTTCATCGGTCCCAAATACGACTGCCTCGGCCGCCTCATGAGCGTCAACGACAAACGCATGGACATGATTGAAATGGACACCTTCTTGTACAAACTGGAGACTGGAAAGAACACCATCGTCCGCAACTCCCTGGAGATGCACGGTGTCATCGAGCAGAGGCCATGGACCCGCCGCATTCTGGACAACATGATCGGCACAGTCGGAACTATCAGCAAGACCGTCGACGTTGAGAGCTGGTGGTACAAGAGCCGCATCGGCTTCCCGCACAGGCTGCTCCTGCCCCTAGGTCGCCGCGGTGGCATGCCCATGCAGATGTTCGTCATCGTCACCCCCGTCAAGACCAACCTGCTACTCCCCAACCTGGACATGAACATCATGAAGGAACGCAAGACTTGTCGCTGGAGCGTCTGTTTCGACACGATGCCGCTCGGCTTCCCCTTCGACAGGAAGATCGATATGACTCACTTCTTCACTCGTAACATGAAGTTCACCGATGTGATGATCTTCAGGAAGGACCTGTCGCTGTCCAACACCATTAAGGACGTAGACATGTCCGACATGATGATGAAGAAGGACGACCTCACCTACCTGGACAGCGACATGCTCGTGCGCTGGTCCTACAAGGACGTCATGATGATGAGCAAAGACGATATGATGAGGATGTAA